The proteins below are encoded in one region of Cyanobacteriota bacterium:
- a CDS encoding DUF1830 domain-containing protein, whose protein sequence is MAQLLDPLPPDSSDSILCCYVNATSHIQIARITNVPNWYFERVVFPGQRLVFQALSTAQLEIHTGMMASSILSDTIPCDRLCVDEDLGESIIFDPLRQQSLEKHNDGLLDDSFNAVLTSVD, encoded by the coding sequence ATGGCTCAACTACTTGATCCGCTTCCACCGGACAGCAGTGATAGCATCCTTTGCTGCTATGTCAATGCTACCAGTCACATCCAGATTGCACGAATCACGAATGTTCCAAACTGGTATTTCGAGCGAGTTGTGTTTCCAGGTCAGCGGCTAGTCTTCCAAGCTCTATCCACAGCCCAACTCGAAATTCACACTGGCATGATGGCTAGTTCAATTCTGTCAGACACAATTCCCTGCGATCGCCTTTGCGTAGATGAAGACCTAGGTGAATCCATCATATTCGATCCACTGAGGCAGCAATCTTTAGAAAAGCATAATGATGGCTTGCTAGATGATTCTTTCAATGCTGTATTAACTTCCGTAGATTAG
- a CDS encoding response regulator, whose translation MHVKPVILIVDDSQTVRALYTELLTRSGFEVKVARDGLEAWDIIQHHPPQLVLMDIVMPRMNGYELCRKLRDNPVTQDMPVVMVSSKDQEFDRYWGLKQGANAYITRPCRPDDLVRTINELLQQSQRSMSQVDRA comes from the coding sequence ATGCATGTAAAGCCAGTGATTTTAATTGTGGATGATAGTCAAACTGTGCGAGCACTGTACACAGAACTGTTAACCCGATCAGGGTTTGAAGTCAAGGTTGCTCGAGATGGCCTTGAAGCATGGGACATTATTCAACATCACCCTCCTCAGCTTGTGTTAATGGATATTGTGATGCCACGGATGAACGGGTATGAGTTGTGTCGCAAACTAAGGGATAATCCTGTTACCCAGGATATGCCTGTGGTTATGGTGTCGTCTAAAGATCAGGAGTTTGACCGCTATTGGGGTTTAAAGCAAGGTGCTAATGCTTACATTACGCGCCCCTGTCGTCCCGATGATTTAGTACGCACGATTAATGAACTGTTACAGCAGTCACAACGATCAATGTCTCAGGTCGATAGGGCTTGA